One Algibacter sp. L3A6 genomic region harbors:
- a CDS encoding SusC/RagA family TonB-linked outer membrane protein, with product MKKHKRFKKVYLLLLAFCFAFTVNAQQKTITGTVTSATDNQPLPGVNVIVKGTNTGASTDFDGNFSITVEGNNTTLSFSYVGFVLKTVVVGNQSKINVALAEDVSALEEVVVVGYGARKKSDLTGAVSSVKAEELNAFPVLNAEQALQGRAAGVVVQSNNGGEPGAPINIKIRGNTSINASSSPLIVVDGFVGASMPQPNDIQSMEVLKDASATAIYGSRGSNGVVLVTTKKGKSGKLTIEVNTNYAMQSTGDKLDLLNADEFAAYQQLRNPSYVQGTENTDWQDLLYKTGNTQNHQFSFSGGSDNINFYASANYFQQEGVIVNSDYEKMTFLSNIDAQVTDKLKLGFNLFGSRATKNGVSTQSTGETANGGGDDVISLLVRFSPDLGIYDDNGEYTVNSVGDNVDNPYAVATERINETKSDRYRANLYANYDITENFAFKTTFGYSTFNENVGTYIPKTLLITDGGNNGTAEINNRQSTTLLSENYLTYKTEIGKGSLTLLGGYSYQKNTTTRFSAGVQNLIDDDFSFYNLSGGDTPLIPDSSIVESEIQSQFGRINYDWDDKYLITATVRRDGASNFASNEKYAIFPSGAIGWKVSNEDFLMDHETISNLKLRASYGLTGNQAIDSYQSLAKFDNINGLYGGSVVNAVVPDQAANNDLKWETSYQTNIGIDLGLFNSKISLSLDYYNIDTKDLLMEDGSQAQYLGFLTAASLRNVGEVNNQGFEISLNTRNITNDNFTWTTDFNWSTNKNEFKKLLNGQDVFLNAAPSYLSLGGSTHVLREGEAIGVFYGYEYRGVYDGTNIPAGTAVFNGAVAGDALYTDMADVSGARDGLINTDDQKLIGDPNPDWTLGINNNFSYKDFDLNIFFQGVQGGDIYNLTKLQANVGDSNTTRDVLNAWSPTNTDSNIPTVSGVRRSTSRFVEDGSYLRLKNLALGYNFPLEVTEKLGLDNLRLSVSGQNLLTFTNYSGLDPEVSYSGSGGSNDSKANTTQGFDFGNYPTVKSVTVSLNLKF from the coding sequence ATGAAAAAACACAAACGATTTAAAAAGGTCTACCTTTTATTATTAGCCTTTTGTTTTGCATTTACAGTAAACGCTCAACAAAAAACAATAACAGGTACAGTAACCTCGGCAACCGATAACCAGCCCCTACCAGGCGTTAACGTTATTGTAAAAGGCACAAACACCGGTGCTTCTACAGATTTCGACGGTAATTTTTCTATAACTGTTGAAGGAAACAACACCACACTAAGTTTTAGCTATGTAGGTTTTGTGTTAAAAACAGTAGTAGTTGGAAATCAATCTAAAATAAATGTAGCTTTAGCAGAAGACGTAAGTGCTTTAGAAGAAGTTGTAGTTGTAGGTTACGGTGCTCGTAAAAAGAGCGACTTAACAGGTGCTGTATCTTCAGTTAAAGCAGAAGAATTAAATGCCTTTCCTGTACTAAATGCAGAACAAGCTCTTCAAGGTCGTGCAGCTGGTGTAGTTGTACAATCTAATAATGGTGGTGAGCCGGGAGCTCCTATTAACATTAAAATTAGAGGTAATACATCTATCAACGCAAGTAGTAGTCCGCTTATTGTAGTCGATGGTTTTGTAGGTGCGAGTATGCCACAGCCAAACGATATTCAATCAATGGAGGTCTTAAAAGATGCCTCTGCAACAGCTATTTACGGATCTAGAGGTTCAAACGGTGTGGTATTAGTAACAACAAAGAAAGGGAAAAGTGGTAAATTAACTATAGAAGTTAATACTAATTACGCTATGCAAAGCACAGGAGATAAACTAGATTTATTAAATGCAGACGAATTTGCAGCTTACCAACAATTAAGAAACCCGTCTTATGTACAAGGAACTGAAAATACAGACTGGCAAGACCTACTATACAAAACAGGTAATACACAAAATCATCAGTTTTCTTTTTCTGGAGGAAGTGATAATATAAATTTTTATGCTTCTGCAAACTATTTTCAACAAGAAGGTGTTATTGTAAATTCGGACTACGAAAAAATGACATTCTTATCAAATATTGATGCTCAAGTAACAGATAAATTAAAATTAGGTTTTAACCTTTTTGGAAGTAGAGCAACTAAAAATGGAGTTTCTACACAATCTACAGGTGAAACTGCTAATGGAGGTGGAGATGATGTTATTTCACTATTAGTTAGGTTTTCTCCAGACTTAGGTATTTATGATGACAATGGCGAATATACTGTTAACTCTGTTGGAGATAATGTAGACAACCCTTATGCCGTTGCCACAGAACGTATAAATGAAACAAAGTCTGACAGATATAGAGCAAACTTATATGCCAACTATGATATTACAGAAAACTTTGCTTTTAAAACAACTTTTGGTTACAGCACCTTTAACGAAAACGTAGGTACATATATTCCAAAAACATTACTAATTACCGATGGAGGAAACAACGGTACTGCGGAGATTAATAACAGACAATCTACAACCTTATTAAGTGAGAATTATTTAACTTATAAAACCGAAATTGGCAAAGGTAGTTTAACCTTATTAGGAGGGTATTCATATCAAAAAAATACAACAACAAGATTTTCAGCAGGAGTACAAAACTTAATTGATGACGATTTCTCTTTCTACAACTTATCTGGTGGAGATACGCCTTTAATTCCGGATTCTTCGATAGTAGAATCTGAAATTCAATCACAGTTTGGTAGAATTAATTACGACTGGGACGACAAGTACTTAATAACAGCAACTGTAAGACGAGATGGAGCTTCTAACTTTGCTTCAAACGAAAAATATGCTATTTTCCCTTCAGGAGCTATTGGTTGGAAAGTATCTAATGAAGACTTTTTAATGGATCACGAAACCATATCAAACTTAAAATTAAGAGCTAGTTATGGTTTAACAGGTAACCAAGCAATTGATTCTTACCAATCCTTAGCCAAATTTGATAATATTAACGGGTTATACGGAGGAAGTGTTGTAAATGCTGTTGTACCTGATCAAGCTGCTAATAATGATTTGAAATGGGAAACATCTTACCAAACTAATATTGGTATAGACTTAGGTTTATTTAATAGCAAAATATCTTTATCATTAGATTACTACAACATTGACACTAAAGATCTTTTAATGGAAGACGGAAGTCAAGCTCAATATTTAGGGTTTCTTACCGCTGCTAGTTTAAGAAACGTAGGAGAGGTAAACAATCAAGGGTTTGAAATATCGTTAAACACTAGAAATATTACAAACGATAATTTTACTTGGACAACAGATTTTAACTGGTCTACAAATAAAAATGAATTTAAAAAATTATTAAATGGTCAAGATGTATTTCTAAATGCAGCACCAAGTTATTTATCATTAGGTGGTAGCACTCACGTTTTAAGAGAAGGTGAAGCTATTGGTGTATTTTACGGATATGAATACCGAGGTGTATATGATGGCACTAACATTCCTGCAGGAACAGCTGTTTTTAATGGAGCTGTTGCAGGAGATGCTTTGTACACAGACATGGCTGATGTCTCAGGTGCTAGAGATGGATTAATTAATACCGACGATCAAAAATTAATAGGTGATCCAAATCCAGATTGGACTTTAGGTATAAATAACAACTTCTCATACAAAGATTTCGATTTAAATATCTTCTTTCAAGGTGTTCAAGGTGGAGATATCTACAACCTAACAAAGCTACAGGCTAATGTTGGAGATTCTAACACAACTAGAGATGTTTTAAATGCTTGGTCGCCAACTAATACAGACTCCAATATTCCTACAGTTTCTGGTGTAAGACGCTCAACTTCTAGATTTGTAGAAGACGGAAGTTACTTAAGACTAAAAAACTTAGCATTAGGTTATAATTTTCCATTAGAAGTAACTGAGAAATTAGGTTTAGATAACCTTAGATTATCTGTAAGTGGACAAAACTTATTAACCTTTACAAACTATTCTGGTTTAGACCCTGAAGTTAGTTATTCTGGTTCTGGTGGAAGCAACGATTCTAAAGCTAACACAACTCAAGGATTTGATTTTGGTAACTATCCAACAGTAAAATCGGTTACTGTAAGCCTTAATTTGAAATTTTAA
- a CDS encoding alginate lyase family protein, producing the protein MKKSGVNLLSLILVLVSMFSCKEQVSNEKSEMISTETEGGHPSLILTKKGVADIRAQLGSIPIFDNTLKEVQEEIDAEIELGIDTPTPKDYSGGYTHVRHKRNMIVLQKAGVLYQILDDEKYAKYVKDMLMQYEGMYKGLPKHPKTRSYARGKLFWQCLNDSNWLVYVSQAYDCVYNYLTEEERNKLETNLFKPFADYISIENPQFYNRVHNHSTWGNAAVGMIGLVMNDEELINRALYGIKDLEMDKTAKDDDGGYINKDGKAGFLANIEEPFSPDGYYNEGPYYQRYAMYPFLIFAEGLHNVRPDVKIFEYKEGVLLKSINALLNLSDADGDFFPLNDGQKGMSYYNSALVTAVDISYHFGGQDSGLLSIAKQQNKVLLDDSGLAVALGIKNEEETPFSKKSINLSDGPNGTQGGVGILRNEGMELVFKYAAQGSSHGHYDKLSYSLYENGDEVIQDYGLARFVNIEQKGGGNYLKENKTWAKQTIAHNTVTQNEISHFNGDFETGNKYHPDLNYFSSEHDNVQVVSAKDVHAYAGTEMLRTMAIIKDEDFEKPYVLDIMKVTSNKANQYDFPYYFLGQVLQTNFEYKIPATLKTLGNKNGYQHLFVEGSAKAQSDNSKLSWLNKGAFYTLTTVTTTADDLLFTRIGANDPYFNLRREAALLLRRKNVKNTTFVSAIEAHGSYSPVTESAVNSKSNIADLKVLLDTEDYTAIVITNVKGNSKLFITANINSGKDATHKLKINNENYEWSGSYYFK; encoded by the coding sequence ATGAAAAAATCAGGAGTCAATTTACTCAGTTTAATACTCGTTTTAGTTTCGATGTTCTCTTGTAAGGAGCAGGTGTCGAATGAGAAAAGTGAAATGATTTCTACTGAGACAGAAGGAGGTCACCCTAGTTTAATTCTTACAAAAAAAGGAGTTGCGGATATTAGAGCGCAGTTAGGTAGTATTCCAATTTTTGATAATACCTTAAAAGAAGTTCAAGAAGAGATTGATGCCGAAATTGAATTAGGTATTGATACACCAACACCTAAAGATTATTCTGGAGGTTACACGCATGTGCGTCATAAGCGTAACATGATTGTTTTACAAAAAGCGGGAGTTCTTTATCAAATTTTAGATGACGAAAAATATGCGAAGTATGTAAAAGATATGCTTATGCAGTACGAGGGTATGTATAAAGGATTGCCTAAGCATCCTAAAACAAGATCTTACGCGAGAGGCAAGTTGTTTTGGCAATGTTTAAACGATTCTAACTGGTTGGTGTATGTGAGTCAGGCTTATGATTGTGTTTATAATTACTTAACTGAAGAGGAAAGAAACAAGCTAGAAACTAACTTGTTTAAACCATTTGCTGATTATATTTCTATAGAAAACCCACAATTTTATAATAGAGTGCATAACCATAGTACATGGGGGAATGCGGCGGTTGGAATGATAGGTTTGGTTATGAACGATGAAGAGTTGATTAATCGCGCGCTATACGGAATTAAAGATTTAGAAATGGACAAAACTGCTAAAGATGATGACGGTGGGTATATTAATAAGGATGGGAAAGCTGGATTTTTGGCTAATATAGAAGAGCCTTTTTCACCTGATGGCTATTATAATGAAGGACCATATTATCAAAGATATGCCATGTATCCGTTTTTGATTTTTGCTGAAGGCTTGCATAATGTAAGGCCTGATGTAAAGATTTTTGAATATAAAGAAGGCGTACTTTTAAAATCGATAAATGCGCTTTTAAATTTATCTGATGCGGATGGTGACTTTTTTCCACTTAACGATGGTCAAAAAGGGATGTCTTATTACAATAGTGCTTTAGTCACAGCTGTAGATATTTCGTATCATTTTGGAGGACAAGATTCTGGGCTTTTAAGTATTGCAAAGCAGCAAAATAAAGTGCTGTTGGATGATTCTGGATTAGCTGTAGCACTCGGAATAAAAAACGAAGAAGAAACACCATTTAGCAAAAAGTCTATTAATTTATCAGATGGGCCTAATGGCACTCAAGGAGGTGTAGGTATTTTGCGTAACGAAGGTATGGAACTTGTTTTTAAGTACGCGGCACAAGGTTCAAGTCATGGGCATTACGATAAATTATCATATTCATTATACGAGAATGGCGATGAGGTTATCCAAGATTATGGCTTAGCTCGTTTTGTGAATATTGAACAAAAAGGTGGCGGAAATTATTTAAAAGAAAATAAAACTTGGGCGAAACAAACCATAGCTCATAATACTGTAACGCAAAATGAAATATCTCATTTTAATGGCGATTTCGAAACAGGGAATAAATATCATCCAGACCTCAATTATTTTTCTTCAGAGCATGACAATGTACAAGTAGTAAGTGCGAAAGATGTTCATGCCTACGCTGGAACAGAAATGCTTCGTACTATGGCTATTATAAAGGACGAAGATTTTGAAAAACCTTATGTTTTGGATATTATGAAGGTGACATCAAATAAGGCTAATCAATATGATTTTCCATATTACTTTTTGGGTCAGGTTTTACAAACTAACTTCGAATATAAAATACCAGCTACATTAAAAACTTTAGGTAATAAAAACGGATATCAGCATTTGTTTGTTGAAGGTTCCGCTAAAGCGCAAAGTGATAATAGTAAATTGTCTTGGTTAAATAAGGGAGCGTTTTACACGTTAACAACGGTGACTACTACCGCCGACGATTTGTTGTTTACGCGAATAGGAGCAAATGATCCGTATTTTAATTTAAGACGAGAGGCCGCTTTACTTTTAAGGCGTAAAAATGTAAAGAACACAACGTTCGTGTCTGCGATTGAGGCGCATGGAAGTTATAGTCCAGTAACAGAATCTGCAGTAAACTCTAAAAGTAATATAGCAGATTTAAAAGTGCTTTTGGATACGGAAGATTATACAGCAATTGTTATTACTAACGTAAAAGGTAATTCTAAATTATTTATTACTGCCAATATCAATTCAGGAAAGGATGCAACACATAAATTGAAAATTAATAATGAGAATTATGAGTGGTCTGGTTCTTATTATTTCAAATAA
- a CDS encoding cupin domain-containing protein, with product MKRLSEKYVITKDMEWEELGGGVSRKFLGYDNQIMMVRVKFEKGALGSPHQHFHTQATFCASGKFEFEIDGVKQIVEAGDGVYIEPNLIHSAVCLEAGELIDTFSPVREDFLSGGEVSYFGDKA from the coding sequence ATGAAAAGATTAAGTGAAAAGTACGTCATCACAAAAGACATGGAATGGGAAGAACTTGGTGGAGGAGTATCAAGAAAATTCTTAGGTTACGATAATCAAATTATGATGGTAAGAGTGAAATTTGAGAAAGGAGCATTAGGTTCTCCTCATCAACACTTTCACACGCAAGCTACTTTTTGTGCTTCGGGTAAATTTGAATTTGAAATTGATGGAGTAAAGCAAATTGTAGAAGCAGGAGATGGTGTATATATTGAGCCTAATTTAATACATAGTGCTGTTTGTCTGGAAGCAGGTGAATTAATTGATACATTTAGTCCTGTGAGAGAAGATTTCTTAAGTGGTGGTGAGGTGTCTTATTTTGGAGATAAAGCATAA
- a CDS encoding SusC/RagA family TonB-linked outer membrane protein, protein MNLKSKLILVVMLVFNITLFAQGSRQLKGVIVSAADDIPIPGVNVIVKNTSKGASTDFDGAFQIEVKENDVLQISYVGFVSQTIIITNQTSLNISLEEDLAKLDEVVVIGYGTQKKSHVTGAVSKVVNESLDQIAVSRVDDALIGQVSGVNIQATDGEAGAAPTITIRGVGSMAGDSTPLIVVDGIIVSSSFLGSLNMNDVESFEILKDAASSSIYGSKGSNGIIMITMKSGVAGKTRVNYSTFTGMKTARKSDAYGFTTQGWADMQLQENGVLSQYTQAQLQIGTDRSWQDVFFESGVIKNHSLSLRGGNENTKFTVSMNYSEDEGVMLVDNYKKIGTRIKVDSKLNDKFSVGATISPSFTNRRRFSENIHNVARHQPWLPIYHTAQSLQYVDPNGAYPDLQVGDYARQDHFTIFDLDGDGEINDILTNIGNSNNANPYARITERNRTDKKFQMYGSLYGQYKVTDDLNFKSSLSASYNDTKRIDYMGTQARENVTDAYMEEISQKENYIIFDNFFNYDKSFGKHDLGFVAGVSIESRNFFYSGFKGTGFTNDEVQQITNATAISEFDGFEWQKRGISYVSRLTYAYDNKYLASLSMRRDGSSIFGSDFQYGNFPAASVGWNIAKEDFLLESNVVSNLKFRLSYGVTGNDRLNTGAVDQDSNGSSTTLNTDNILVDYYPHLALLGASGNSYSVDGTITAGFSPVNIANPELKWERLVEVNPGIDFGFLNNRITGSVDWYQRTSDQLLLNNPISVTTGFEGALVNLGEVKNEGWELELRTKNITSEKFRWSSTLIATTNKNELVDFADSDGQITSLDPSRPAEWINLEGQPISQYYGYVVDKEIPVEYRDRPYRHVGAESGLVYVKDLNGDGVLDEEDKTELGNPYPELIWSFTNEFNIGDFDFSFMFQGSHGAEVRNIADHYLFSNNNNRTILADTPDQEFLVDKYFTNSIVQDASYIALRNVNIGYNFPSAALERLKISGLRVYATGQNLIYKTADNYTGWNPEAVDKTSPTQYGYQRGGSPIYRTISLGLNLDF, encoded by the coding sequence ATGAATTTAAAGTCTAAACTAATTTTAGTAGTAATGTTGGTATTCAATATTACTTTATTTGCCCAAGGCAGCAGACAACTAAAAGGTGTCATCGTCTCAGCAGCAGATGATATTCCGATTCCAGGAGTAAATGTTATTGTAAAGAATACATCAAAAGGGGCTTCGACCGATTTTGATGGTGCTTTTCAAATAGAAGTTAAAGAAAATGATGTTCTTCAAATATCATACGTAGGTTTTGTTTCTCAAACAATTATTATTACAAATCAAACATCTCTAAATATATCGTTAGAAGAAGATTTAGCGAAATTAGATGAGGTTGTAGTTATTGGGTATGGAACTCAAAAAAAATCGCATGTAACTGGTGCTGTATCTAAAGTAGTAAACGAAAGTCTTGATCAAATTGCTGTATCAAGGGTTGATGATGCTTTAATCGGACAGGTTTCAGGTGTAAATATTCAAGCTACCGATGGTGAAGCTGGTGCAGCTCCAACAATCACAATTAGGGGTGTTGGTTCTATGGCTGGTGATTCTACACCATTAATAGTTGTCGATGGTATTATTGTGAGCTCTAGTTTTTTAGGTTCATTAAATATGAATGATGTAGAGTCTTTTGAAATATTAAAAGATGCGGCTTCTTCTTCTATTTATGGTTCTAAAGGATCTAATGGTATTATTATGATTACTATGAAATCTGGTGTTGCTGGAAAAACAAGAGTTAATTATAGCACGTTTACAGGTATGAAAACGGCTAGAAAAAGTGATGCTTACGGCTTTACAACCCAAGGTTGGGCGGATATGCAATTACAAGAAAATGGCGTGTTATCTCAATATACTCAAGCACAATTGCAAATAGGAACAGATCGTTCTTGGCAAGATGTGTTTTTTGAATCTGGTGTTATTAAAAACCACTCTTTATCGTTAAGAGGAGGAAATGAGAATACTAAATTCACTGTGAGTATGAACTACTCTGAGGATGAAGGTGTAATGCTAGTTGATAATTACAAGAAAATTGGTACTAGAATAAAAGTTGATAGTAAATTAAATGATAAGTTTAGTGTTGGAGCTACTATAAGCCCATCTTTTACAAATAGAAGAAGGTTTTCAGAAAACATTCATAACGTAGCTAGACATCAACCTTGGTTACCAATTTATCATACAGCTCAATCATTACAATATGTAGATCCAAATGGAGCGTATCCAGATTTACAAGTTGGAGATTATGCTAGACAAGACCATTTTACAATATTTGATTTAGATGGTGATGGAGAAATTAATGATATTCTTACTAATATCGGGAATAGTAACAATGCTAACCCATATGCAAGAATTACCGAGCGTAACAGAACCGATAAAAAGTTTCAAATGTATGGTAGCTTATATGGGCAATATAAGGTAACGGATGATTTAAACTTCAAATCATCACTGTCAGCTTCATATAATGATACTAAACGTATAGATTACATGGGGACTCAGGCAAGAGAAAATGTTACAGATGCTTACATGGAGGAGATTTCTCAAAAAGAAAACTATATTATTTTTGATAACTTTTTCAATTATGATAAATCATTTGGTAAACATGATTTAGGTTTTGTTGCAGGTGTATCGATTGAAAGTAGAAACTTTTTCTATTCAGGGTTTAAAGGCACTGGTTTCACTAATGATGAAGTGCAACAAATTACAAATGCAACAGCTATTTCAGAATTTGATGGTTTTGAATGGCAAAAACGTGGTATTTCTTATGTGTCAAGATTAACTTATGCTTACGATAATAAATATTTAGCATCACTTAGTATGAGACGTGATGGTAGTTCTATTTTTGGTTCTGATTTTCAATACGGTAATTTCCCTGCTGCATCTGTAGGTTGGAATATTGCTAAAGAAGATTTCTTATTAGAGAGTAATGTGGTAAGTAACCTTAAGTTTAGATTAAGTTATGGTGTTACTGGAAACGATAGGTTAAACACAGGAGCTGTAGATCAAGATTCAAACGGAAGTTCTACAACATTAAATACAGATAATATTCTAGTTGATTATTATCCACATTTAGCTTTATTAGGAGCATCAGGAAATAGTTATTCTGTGGACGGTACAATTACTGCAGGTTTTTCTCCTGTAAATATTGCAAATCCAGAATTAAAATGGGAACGTTTAGTTGAGGTTAATCCAGGTATTGATTTTGGGTTTTTAAATAATAGAATAACGGGTTCTGTAGATTGGTACCAAAGAACAAGTGATCAATTACTACTTAACAACCCAATTTCTGTAACAACAGGTTTTGAAGGAGCATTAGTTAACTTAGGAGAAGTTAAGAATGAAGGATGGGAACTAGAGTTAAGAACAAAAAATATTACTTCAGAGAAGTTCCGTTGGAGTTCTACACTTATAGCAACTACAAATAAAAATGAATTAGTAGATTTTGCAGATTCAGATGGTCAAATTACAAGTTTAGATCCAAGCAGACCTGCTGAATGGATTAATTTAGAAGGCCAACCAATATCTCAATATTACGGATATGTTGTAGATAAAGAAATTCCTGTTGAATATAGAGATAGACCATATAGACACGTAGGTGCAGAATCTGGTTTAGTATATGTTAAAGATTTAAATGGTGACGGTGTTTTAGATGAAGAAGACAAAACAGAGTTAGGAAACCCTTACCCAGAGTTAATTTGGAGTTTTACAAATGAATTTAATATTGGAGATTTCGATTTCTCTTTTATGTTCCAAGGATCTCATGGAGCGGAAGTAAGAAACATTGCTGATCATTACTTATTTAGTAATAATAACAATAGAACAATATTAGCTGATACTCCAGATCAAGAGTTCTTGGTAGATAAATATTTTACAAATAGTATTGTTCAAGATGCATCTTACATTGCATTAAGAAATGTGAATATTGGATATAACTTCCCAAGCGCGGCTTTAGAAAGACTTAAAATTTCAGGATTAAGGGTTTATGCAACTGGTCAAAATCTAATTTATAAAACCGCTGATAATTATACAGGATGGAACCCTGAGGCTGTAGACAAAACAAGTCCTACACAGTATGGTTACCAAAGAGGTGGATCGCCAATTTACAGAACTATATCTCTTGGTTTAAATTTAGATTTTTAA
- a CDS encoding RagB/SusD family nutrient uptake outer membrane protein, with translation MKYFKYIALILMVSITVSCSDFLDAELNSAITTDSYYKNVDELENGLIGVYAGIKGVNSSSKDDSHGVQWEFYVTEMRSDNTSTKSPDSEDASDAGQMESFAVLPTNNFVLNYYTSSFEVIYRANVILSNLDVVEDAEAAAAIEGEAKFLRAYSYFNLVRLFGDLPLIDRIVTPSEVEAQFTRVDTDLIYDLIVSDLEAAAAGIADHGYKTRASKDAAKALLAKVHLTIGTSESYTKAQLLCEEIINSGNYKLEDFADVFYSELNDEVIFAIGYNSGIQDNSQIFSAEWMNAQGNTSGVNYATTDAVAAIDARGGIRTPNSYREDPLTLFGGTIRYQVAKYFPDGESGGSDGQTFTGLPQLAGNDWIVLRYADVLLMHTEAILAGGTETTNGNAIDSYMEVRERAGFTDRPSTLTKLELLAERRVELAFENQRLFDLIRFNEAQSILSAFATANGFTFTSTDLLLPIPQNEINLSQGVMNQNPGYN, from the coding sequence ATGAAATATTTTAAATATATCGCTTTAATATTGATGGTGAGTATCACTGTTTCTTGTAGTGATTTTTTAGATGCCGAATTAAACTCTGCTATAACTACCGATAGTTATTATAAAAATGTAGATGAGTTAGAGAATGGTTTAATTGGTGTTTACGCTGGAATAAAAGGTGTTAATAGTAGCAGTAAAGATGATAGCCACGGTGTACAGTGGGAGTTTTACGTTACAGAAATGCGTTCAGATAACACAAGTACTAAAAGTCCAGATTCAGAAGATGCATCAGATGCAGGTCAAATGGAAAGTTTTGCTGTACTTCCAACAAATAACTTTGTATTAAATTACTATACAAGTTCATTTGAGGTTATTTATAGAGCTAATGTTATCTTAAGTAATTTAGATGTTGTTGAAGATGCTGAAGCAGCTGCAGCTATAGAGGGAGAGGCTAAGTTTTTAAGAGCTTACTCTTATTTTAATTTAGTAAGATTGTTTGGAGATTTACCATTAATTGATCGTATTGTTACGCCTTCAGAAGTTGAAGCACAATTTACTCGAGTAGATACTGACTTAATATATGATTTAATAGTTTCTGACTTAGAAGCAGCAGCAGCTGGTATTGCAGATCATGGTTATAAAACAAGAGCGTCAAAAGATGCTGCAAAAGCGTTATTAGCTAAAGTACACTTAACTATAGGAACATCAGAATCGTACACAAAAGCACAATTGCTTTGTGAAGAAATTATTAATAGTGGTAATTACAAGTTAGAAGATTTTGCAGATGTATTTTATTCTGAATTGAATGATGAGGTTATTTTTGCTATCGGGTATAATAGTGGTATTCAGGATAATAGTCAGATATTCTCAGCAGAATGGATGAATGCTCAAGGAAATACAAGTGGTGTTAATTACGCTACTACAGATGCTGTTGCTGCAATCGATGCTCGCGGAGGGATTAGAACACCAAATTCTTATAGAGAAGATCCTCTTACACTTTTTGGAGGAACAATTAGATATCAAGTAGCAAAATACTTTCCTGACGGAGAATCGGGAGGAAGTGATGGGCAAACTTTTACAGGTTTACCACAACTTGCTGGTAATGATTGGATTGTTTTGCGTTATGCAGATGTTTTATTAATGCATACAGAGGCTATTTTAGCCGGAGGTACAGAAACAACAAATGGAAACGCTATAGATTCCTACATGGAAGTAAGAGAAAGAGCTGGATTTACAGATAGACCTTCAACATTAACTAAGCTAGAATTATTGGCTGAAAGACGTGTGGAGTTAGCTTTTGAGAATCAAAGATTATTCGACTTAATTCGTTTCAATGAAGCACAATCTATACTTTCTGCGTTTGCTACTGCTAATGGGTTTACCTTTACTTCTACGGATTTGTTATTACCGATTCCTCAGAATGAAATAAACTTAAGTCAAGGTGTTATGAATCAAAACCCAGGTTACAATTAG